The following are encoded in a window of Terriglobia bacterium genomic DNA:
- a CDS encoding lipid-binding SYLF domain-containing protein: MKKLMLFVVLLGVTSLGWGQSARESSIERLTKAGAVLHEIMAAPDSGIPEEVLEHARCVAVVPSMVKGGFIFGGAHGRGVATCRTADGWSAPAFFSVAGG; this comes from the coding sequence GTGAAGAAACTCATGTTGTTCGTTGTATTACTCGGTGTGACCAGCCTGGGCTGGGGACAATCGGCTCGCGAATCCTCGATCGAAAGGCTGACTAAGGCTGGCGCGGTCCTGCACGAGATCATGGCGGCGCCCGACAGTGGCATTCCGGAAGAAGTCCTGGAACATGCAAGGTGCGTGGCAGTGGTACCAAGCATGGTCAAAGGCGGCTTCATATTTGGTGGGGCACATGGACGAGGCGTGGCAACATGCCGAACCGCTGACGGATGGAGTGCGCCGGCGTTCTTCAGTGTTGCGGGCGGC
- a CDS encoding RNA-binding protein: MKKIFVGNFAYNMTEGELRSMFEPFGAIESVTLATDRDTGRVRGFGFVEMPNDAEAEKAMAALNGKDVGGRTINVNEARPKSDRSNLRGSGRNRFQQQEP, encoded by the coding sequence ATGAAAAAGATCTTTGTCGGCAATTTCGCATACAACATGACTGAAGGCGAACTCCGTTCCATGTTTGAGCCCTTCGGAGCCATTGAGAGCGTCACGCTTGCCACCGATCGCGATACGGGCCGTGTCCGCGGTTTCGGCTTCGTCGAAATGCCAAATGATGCAGAGGCAGAAAAAGCTATGGCCGCACTGAATGGAAAAGATGTTGGTGGACGGACCATCAACGTGAACGAGGCAAGGCCAAAGTCGGACCGCAGCAATCTGCGAGGTAGCGGCCGCAACCGCTTTCAGCAGCAGGAGCCATAG
- a CDS encoding DUF2934 domain-containing protein, which translates to MSNSHPKASGKHSADGKKYVKMSSALRRPTEDDVRTLAYQIFEVNGRQEDHADQDWFQAEQELLGRSRSGEL; encoded by the coding sequence GTGTCGAATTCTCACCCCAAGGCATCGGGGAAACACAGCGCTGATGGTAAGAAGTACGTCAAGATGAGTTCTGCTCTGAGACGTCCGACTGAAGACGATGTCCGTACGCTCGCTTATCAAATCTTCGAGGTAAACGGGCGACAGGAGGATCATGCCGACCAGGACTGGTTCCAGGCCGAGCAAGAACTGCTCGGACGGAGCAGATCGGGTGAGTTGTAG
- a CDS encoding cold-shock protein, with protein sequence MQGTVKWFNSTKGFGFITPVDGGKDVFVHQSAVLSGALTDGDRVEFTTEQGPKGPQAKEVKKT encoded by the coding sequence ATGCAAGGAACAGTAAAGTGGTTCAACTCCACAAAAGGATTTGGATTCATCACTCCAGTTGACGGCGGCAAAGACGTGTTCGTTCATCAGAGCGCGGTCCTTAGCGGTGCATTGACGGACGGGGACAGGGTCGAATTCACGACCGAACAGGGGCCTAAAGGTCCGCAAGCTAAAGAGGTTAAGAAGACATAG
- a CDS encoding response regulator, which yields MNINLQTTNPEKSDSTKQTGTHAISGSPKRVLLVDADETSQERRAAILRKCGVEVTCADDIEHARLLWQADSFHLVMIDTTNATDSAVAFQKSIKEESPKQLVKFFVGRPGLLSDSPLRESPMETGRKIAAMKRARTSVANASKGNSHRPGIMNAASEMSTRRSLNRLPHADQASTKPEREISFGEAVRRAGGE from the coding sequence ATGAATATCAATTTGCAAACAACTAACCCGGAGAAATCCGATTCAACAAAGCAGACTGGGACCCATGCAATCTCCGGTTCGCCGAAACGTGTACTGCTCGTCGATGCCGATGAGACTAGCCAGGAGCGCCGTGCAGCGATACTCCGCAAGTGTGGTGTCGAAGTGACTTGTGCCGATGACATTGAGCATGCGCGGTTACTTTGGCAGGCTGACTCGTTCCATCTTGTGATGATTGATACAACGAATGCCACGGACAGCGCAGTTGCCTTCCAAAAATCGATCAAGGAGGAAAGCCCGAAACAACTAGTGAAATTCTTCGTCGGCAGACCCGGGCTCCTCTCAGATTCCCCGTTGCGGGAATCGCCGATGGAGACAGGACGAAAGATTGCTGCGATGAAGAGAGCCCGTACGTCTGTAGCAAACGCTTCAAAAGGGAACTCTCACAGACCTGGCATCATGAATGCTGCGTCGGAGATGTCGACCCGTCGTTCACTTAATAGGCTCCCGCACGCTGACCAGGCGAGTACAAAGCCGGAGCGCGAGATCTCTTTTGGCGAAGCAGTCCGTCGCGCCGGCGGCGAATGA
- a CDS encoding hemolysin III family protein, with the protein MRAYHVPMLDEQRLGDIVANSVTHGVGAALALAGAVVLTVTVAGGTARQVASCAVFGCTLVLVYLSSTLYHSLVRTRARHVLRIIDHSAIYLLIAGTYTPFALVSLRGRLGWLLFGTVWGLAVLGIVFKSFAIERFAIASVVVYVGMGWLGVFVMHPLVHALTWHGISWILLGGLLYTAGIVFFAFDRLSYFHALWHLFVLAGSTCHYFAVLFYVAQPRT; encoded by the coding sequence GTGCGTGCTTATCATGTTCCCATGCTCGACGAACAGAGGCTGGGCGACATCGTTGCGAACTCCGTCACACATGGCGTCGGGGCGGCGCTCGCTCTCGCAGGAGCGGTTGTGCTGACGGTCACTGTGGCGGGCGGGACCGCTCGCCAGGTTGCCAGTTGCGCTGTCTTTGGCTGCACACTGGTATTGGTTTATCTCAGTTCTACGCTATATCATTCACTGGTTCGCACCCGTGCACGGCATGTTCTGCGAATCATTGATCATTCGGCAATCTATCTTCTAATCGCAGGAACCTATACTCCTTTCGCCCTAGTGTCGCTGCGCGGCCGCTTGGGATGGCTTCTATTCGGCACTGTATGGGGTCTTGCCGTCCTGGGAATCGTATTCAAGAGTTTTGCAATAGAACGTTTCGCTATCGCATCGGTCGTTGTGTATGTGGGGATGGGTTGGCTCGGCGTGTTCGTGATGCACCCTTTGGTGCACGCTCTCACGTGGCACGGCATATCGTGGATTTTACTGGGTGGCCTGCTTTACACCGCTGGCATTGTCTTCTTCGCATTCGACCGCCTGTCTTACTTCCATGCGTTATGGCATCTTTTTGTGCTGGCCGGCAGCACCTGTCACTACTTCGCCGTCCTGTTCTACGTTGCCCAGCCGCGTACCTGA
- a CDS encoding radical SAM protein, protein MNVFLINPSNLSVGTAVITPRWLYVLAAATPKSFGDPILVDETLEQIDPARINAGDSVGISIHTGNALRGYEIGKLARGRGAYVVFGGIHATLYPEEALELGGAHAVVKGDGDVIWAKVLDDCTRGALKTIYEGGRVDASEFVPARWDLISRKSYMWASVQTIRGCPKHCSFCSVWRTDGQRPRQRSSDAVVEEIVQLRRLGFRFIALADDNFYPVTLTDLKLAARQGSERLLELTRIREERFELMSRLARLPSDTVFYTQITMEAAEDPEFLDAMNAAHIKGALVGVESVTPEGLKDIYKDFNSAGESLVERLRRFRSHGVHVLGSFIFGLPSDRPETFDATVAVAQRADLTFAQFVMLTPFPGTVDFNKWETSIGPTAAKIAGIPITRHWLIPHSVRPKLFCRHPVMSTEEIRARTQNVWNQYYSLRFIWKRSRFLKSVKGRLAFLLISKIYRQMYADTGIASDSARVNWSARWARWLAKPCQRLFSGRPIPDLAVPQSEARYDHASRRRHELPGKQAGDVPLRVLR, encoded by the coding sequence ATGAATGTTTTCCTAATTAATCCGAGCAATCTCTCCGTTGGAACTGCTGTTATTACACCCAGATGGCTTTACGTCCTTGCTGCGGCTACGCCCAAGTCCTTCGGCGATCCGATTCTCGTTGATGAGACCCTTGAGCAAATCGACCCGGCGCGAATCAATGCAGGGGACTCGGTTGGCATCAGCATCCACACGGGCAACGCGCTTCGCGGTTATGAAATTGGGAAGCTTGCACGCGGTCGGGGCGCTTATGTCGTATTTGGCGGAATTCACGCGACCCTCTATCCCGAGGAAGCACTCGAACTCGGCGGCGCACACGCGGTAGTAAAAGGTGATGGGGACGTGATTTGGGCGAAGGTGCTGGACGATTGCACGCGCGGTGCACTGAAGACCATCTATGAAGGTGGCCGGGTCGACGCCTCTGAGTTTGTGCCGGCCCGATGGGATTTGATCTCGCGCAAATCGTACATGTGGGCATCAGTCCAGACAATTCGCGGGTGCCCCAAGCATTGCTCCTTTTGTTCGGTATGGAGAACCGATGGCCAGCGTCCCAGGCAGCGTTCGTCGGATGCGGTTGTGGAGGAAATTGTCCAGTTACGGCGTCTTGGTTTTCGATTTATCGCACTGGCCGACGATAACTTCTATCCTGTAACCCTCACCGACTTGAAACTGGCGGCACGCCAAGGGTCAGAACGGCTACTGGAACTCACCCGGATTCGCGAAGAGCGCTTTGAACTCATGTCGCGACTGGCCAGGCTGCCGTCGGACACGGTGTTCTACACGCAGATCACCATGGAGGCGGCGGAGGACCCGGAGTTCCTGGACGCAATGAACGCGGCTCACATCAAGGGTGCGCTTGTCGGCGTCGAGTCTGTTACTCCCGAAGGGTTGAAGGACATATATAAAGACTTCAATTCAGCAGGAGAATCCCTGGTTGAGCGACTGCGAAGGTTCCGCAGTCATGGGGTACACGTACTGGGATCGTTCATATTTGGGTTACCGAGTGACCGCCCAGAGACGTTCGACGCTACCGTAGCTGTTGCCCAGCGGGCTGATCTTACCTTTGCACAGTTTGTTATGTTGACACCGTTTCCCGGCACGGTGGATTTCAATAAATGGGAGACTTCCATCGGCCCAACGGCAGCGAAGATAGCAGGGATTCCGATCACGAGACATTGGCTCATTCCACATTCAGTTCGGCCTAAACTCTTCTGCCGACATCCTGTAATGTCAACCGAGGAAATTCGGGCCCGTACGCAGAATGTCTGGAACCAGTACTACAGCTTGCGATTCATCTGGAAGCGTTCCCGGTTTCTGAAATCGGTAAAAGGACGTCTTGCCTTCCTGTTAATCTCCAAGATCTATCGCCAGATGTATGCCGACACTGGCATCGCGAGTGATAGCGCCCGCGTGAACTGGTCTGCTCGCTGGGCCCGTTGGCTCGCCAAGCCCTGCCAACGCCTTTTTTCAGGTCGGCCGATCCCCGACCTGGCAGTACCACAGAGCGAAGCTCGATACGATCACGCATCTCGCCGTCGGCACGAGCTACCCGGAAAACAGGCTGGGGACGTGCCTCTAAGAGTCCTTCGCTAG
- a CDS encoding response regulator translates to MKFHILVVDDEKSVRDTQALLLRASGYVVSTAENGLDALLQLKAPNLPDLIISDLNMPHMSGFELLSVLRRRFPQISVIASSGAYLSGDSVPGGVIADAFHSKNGSGPAALLKTVARLLDTSAQRSTEHQSQSAPVWIPRNGKDSNGVPFIVITCTNCLRSFPLSVLHENLQEVQEAACLFCPEIVRYVVDFSRDVTSPKAPKSAGADDRPVAKNIPRAISS, encoded by the coding sequence ATGAAGTTTCACATTCTGGTTGTGGACGATGAAAAGTCAGTTCGAGATACCCAGGCTCTCTTATTACGAGCTAGCGGATACGTCGTAAGCACGGCAGAGAATGGCCTGGATGCTCTGTTGCAACTGAAGGCTCCCAACTTGCCGGACCTCATTATTTCTGACCTGAACATGCCACATATGTCTGGTTTTGAACTGTTGTCCGTTTTGCGGCGAAGGTTTCCCCAGATCTCAGTCATCGCCAGCAGTGGTGCATACTTGTCCGGCGATTCCGTGCCTGGCGGCGTGATTGCCGATGCTTTCCATTCCAAGAACGGTTCTGGACCCGCTGCATTGCTCAAGACGGTCGCACGGCTACTTGACACTTCGGCCCAGCGCAGTACGGAGCACCAGAGCCAGTCCGCGCCTGTCTGGATTCCACGAAACGGGAAAGACTCCAACGGAGTTCCCTTCATCGTCATCACGTGTACGAATTGTCTGCGCTCGTTCCCACTCAGCGTGCTGCACGAAAACTTGCAGGAAGTACAAGAAGCAGCGTGTTTGTTCTGCCCCGAAATCGTGAGGTATGTTGTTGATTTCTCGCGAGACGTCACTTCGCCCAAGGCACCTAAAAGCGCCGGTGCGGACGATCGACCGGTTGCGAAGAACATTCCCCGAGCGATCAGTTCGTGA
- a CDS encoding response regulator codes for MMSTSFELERDQRTVLCIDEEQPALTDRTALLESAGYRVFAAMNANAAMQLFVNHEIDLVLSNNHLRGVSGAELSIFMKQVKPVSVVLLSNSAQIPANLLSLVDACIEQDGSPKDLLRCLRRVLPTKSAVQTDRALLLKEA; via the coding sequence ATGATGTCCACTAGCTTTGAGCTGGAGCGAGATCAACGTACAGTCCTGTGCATTGACGAGGAACAGCCGGCACTCACGGATCGAACCGCATTGCTCGAGTCAGCAGGGTATCGCGTCTTTGCGGCAATGAACGCGAATGCAGCTATGCAGTTGTTTGTGAATCACGAAATCGATCTGGTTCTTTCCAATAATCATCTCCGCGGAGTTTCCGGTGCGGAACTCTCGATATTCATGAAGCAGGTCAAGCCCGTATCTGTGGTCCTGCTTTCCAATAGTGCACAGATCCCGGCAAACCTCCTGAGTCTGGTGGATGCCTGCATAGAACAGGACGGCTCCCCCAAGGATTTGCTCCGATGTTTGCGACGGGTACTGCCCACAAAATCGGCAGTGCAAACAGATAGAGCCTTATTGTTGAAAGAGGCGTGA
- a CDS encoding response regulator codes for MDDDEAIREIMSAMLTEQGYEIVTAEDGRQALELLPQFRPHLLVTDLRMPRMAGDELVRIVRESFPQLPVIVVSGEFLPDEFPTSFQADAFLSKGDCFITALEVKITQLLSRPELSAR; via the coding sequence GTGGACGACGACGAAGCGATTCGGGAAATCATGTCCGCCATGTTGACCGAGCAAGGCTATGAGATAGTGACCGCGGAAGATGGCCGGCAGGCGCTCGAACTCTTGCCTCAATTCCGCCCGCATCTTTTAGTAACTGACCTGAGAATGCCGCGCATGGCCGGCGATGAGCTGGTCAGGATCGTGCGAGAAAGTTTTCCCCAGCTCCCGGTCATCGTAGTCAGTGGAGAATTCCTCCCCGATGAATTTCCCACCAGCTTCCAGGCCGATGCCTTTCTTTCCAAGGGCGATTGTTTCATCACGGCGCTTGAAGTCAAGATCACGCAGCTGCTCTCGCGCCCCGAACTAAGCGCACGATAG
- a CDS encoding DUF3309 domain-containing protein: MLGTILIIVVILMLLGALPRWPHSRQWGYFPSGGLGLILVILIILVLLGRI; encoded by the coding sequence ATGCTCGGCACCATTCTGATTATTGTCGTAATTCTGATGTTACTTGGGGCCCTTCCGCGCTGGCCGCACAGCCGGCAGTGGGGTTATTTCCCCAGCGGCGGTTTAGGTCTGATTCTGGTCATCTTGATCATTCTGGTGCTGTTGGGCCGCATCTAG
- a CDS encoding Crp/Fnr family transcriptional regulator — protein MLDSANVSSAPEPTAAFDPSLLLTKLAAGKTSQEYQSNENVFSQGDTADAVFYIQSGKVKLTVVSKRGKEAVIAILTEGSFFGESCLAGPPLRMSTVSAVQRSTIIRVEKAEMVQLLHRDPRFAERFLAYLLSRNIRMEADLVDHLFNSSEKRLARLLLLLANFGQESQPIPVVAKVSQETLAEMIGTTRSRVSFFMNRFRRLGFLDYNGGGMRVHSSLVSVVLHD, from the coding sequence ATGCTCGATTCCGCAAACGTGAGCTCAGCACCTGAGCCGACCGCCGCATTCGATCCCAGCCTCCTTTTGACAAAGCTTGCAGCCGGGAAAACCAGCCAGGAATATCAAAGTAACGAAAACGTCTTCTCACAAGGGGACACCGCGGATGCGGTGTTCTATATCCAAAGCGGCAAAGTGAAGCTCACGGTTGTATCCAAACGCGGCAAAGAGGCCGTGATTGCCATCCTCACGGAAGGTAGCTTTTTTGGTGAGAGTTGCCTGGCGGGCCCGCCCCTTCGAATGTCCACTGTGAGTGCAGTCCAGCGGAGCACCATCATCCGGGTGGAAAAGGCTGAAATGGTACAACTGCTCCATCGGGATCCGAGATTTGCCGAGCGTTTTCTTGCCTACCTGCTTTCCCGAAACATCCGCATGGAAGCGGACCTGGTAGATCACCTGTTCAATTCCAGTGAAAAGAGACTGGCTAGACTTCTTCTGCTCTTGGCGAATTTTGGCCAAGAGTCCCAGCCGATCCCTGTGGTTGCGAAGGTTAGCCAGGAGACGCTTGCCGAAATGATCGGCACGACGCGCTCGCGCGTCAGCTTCTTCATGAATCGGTTTCGGCGGTTGGGCTTCCTGGACTATAACGGCGGAGGCATGCGCGTTCACAGTTCATTGGTGAGCGTTGTGCTTCACGACTGA
- a CDS encoding ATPase domain-containing protein — protein sequence MTIGTLSSKVRSKEVRLKSGSEGLDDILGGGFPSNHLYLLEGDPGTGKTTLALQFLLEGTRAGERCLYVTLSESELELQGVAESHGWSLDAIPIFEMTPQDESIDPEAQYTVFHPSDVELADTIAAVLKQVDELQPTRVVFDSLSELRMLAGNPLRYRRQILGLKRYFSGRNCTVLLLDDRTAEGHDLQLQSIAHGVIIMESADREFGVKRRRLEVRKLRASRYREGFHDYAIETGGVLVFPRLIASEHLPGHEIKALSSGTLELDKLLGGGLDSGTSTLFMGPAGCGKSTIATRYAVAAAERGENTAIFTFDETLTTFCHRCTGLGMDLGSHIRSGRIRISQLDPAEIAPGQFVHQIRKLVEETHTTVLVIDSLNGFLNAMPGEQFLILQLHELITYLNQQGVTTIFTLAQHGFVGNDMDTPVDVSYLADTVLLFRYFEAEGELRQAISVLKKRSGAHERTIHSLSFNGSAVKVGPALSNFRGIITGLPLSYREPPADWKGPTEIGA from the coding sequence GTGACAATAGGAACTCTTTCCAGCAAGGTCCGAAGCAAAGAAGTGCGCCTAAAGAGTGGGAGTGAAGGGCTAGACGACATCCTCGGCGGCGGCTTTCCCTCCAACCATCTATATCTCCTCGAAGGTGATCCTGGCACCGGCAAAACGACGCTTGCGCTCCAATTTCTATTGGAAGGTACGCGTGCCGGGGAGCGCTGCCTCTATGTCACTCTTTCGGAATCGGAACTGGAACTGCAGGGTGTTGCTGAGTCGCACGGTTGGTCGCTCGATGCTATTCCGATCTTCGAGATGACACCCCAGGACGAGTCGATTGATCCGGAGGCGCAATACACTGTCTTCCACCCTTCCGACGTGGAACTCGCCGATACCATTGCCGCAGTACTGAAGCAGGTTGACGAACTTCAGCCCACTCGAGTTGTGTTCGACTCATTGTCGGAACTGCGCATGCTTGCGGGCAATCCTCTGCGATATCGCCGCCAGATCCTCGGCCTGAAGCGATATTTCTCCGGCCGCAATTGCACGGTGCTGCTACTAGACGACCGCACGGCGGAGGGCCACGACCTTCAACTCCAGAGCATCGCCCACGGTGTGATCATCATGGAAAGCGCAGACCGCGAATTCGGTGTCAAGCGACGCCGACTGGAGGTACGGAAACTCCGTGCCTCACGCTATCGCGAGGGATTCCATGACTACGCCATCGAGACAGGTGGCGTGTTGGTTTTTCCGCGGCTGATTGCTTCCGAGCATTTGCCCGGCCACGAGATCAAGGCACTCTCCAGCGGCACGTTGGAACTGGACAAACTCCTCGGCGGAGGACTAGACAGCGGCACCAGTACTCTCTTCATGGGTCCCGCAGGTTGCGGCAAGTCGACCATTGCGACGCGTTACGCTGTCGCCGCGGCAGAACGCGGCGAGAATACTGCAATCTTCACTTTCGATGAAACGCTTACCACTTTCTGTCACCGATGCACCGGCTTGGGTATGGATCTGGGAAGCCACATCCGCTCTGGTCGGATCCGCATTTCGCAACTCGATCCCGCGGAGATCGCTCCGGGTCAATTCGTACATCAAATCCGGAAACTCGTCGAAGAAACGCATACGACCGTCCTTGTCATTGACAGCCTAAACGGATTTCTCAATGCGATGCCGGGGGAACAATTTCTGATCTTGCAGCTTCATGAACTGATAACTTACCTGAACCAGCAAGGGGTCACGACCATCTTTACCCTCGCGCAACACGGTTTCGTCGGCAACGACATGGACACGCCCGTCGACGTCAGCTATCTTGCCGACACGGTTCTCTTGTTCCGTTATTTCGAAGCAGAGGGAGAACTCAGGCAAGCCATCTCTGTTCTTAAGAAGAGAAGCGGAGCCCACGAGCGAACGATTCATTCCTTGTCCTTCAATGGCAGCGCCGTGAAGGTCGGGCCTGCGCTCAGCAACTTCCGAGGAATCATAACTGGACTGCCACTCTCCTACAGGGAACCTCCTGCCGACTGGAAGGGCCCAACTGAGATCGGGGCATGA
- a CDS encoding ATP-binding protein: protein MKDLQIIVVAPTGRDGQLICNLLQRVGLAASEFTDCATACREAEDGVGAFVIADEVLQTTSIATLVKFVSRQPSWSDLPLVLLTRSGEVTIHSETRRKLREPLGNVNLIERPVRPETLVSTVQSAIRARSRQYEVRDHLRLERLAADALRKSEKLAIVGRLSATIAHEINNPLQSVTNLHFLMASAPSLAEVKHHLAIADQELARVVEITTQTLRFHRESTTPADVKVADLLDSVLNLYERRLASSNIVVDRRIDRTVFVSGFGGELRQLIANLISNAADSMHDGGKLRVRVTQASERHNGLRRGIRVVVADTGVGIPLGIRDRILEPFVTSKDGTGTGLGLWVSSEIVRKHSGDLRFKSRIGSGTVFSVFLPFKPSSTLTAEKSMLSAA from the coding sequence ATGAAAGACTTACAGATCATCGTCGTTGCACCCACCGGTCGAGATGGACAGCTGATCTGTAATCTGCTCCAGCGAGTTGGTCTTGCGGCATCAGAATTCACCGACTGCGCTACAGCCTGCCGCGAAGCGGAAGATGGTGTAGGTGCATTCGTCATCGCTGACGAAGTTCTTCAAACCACCAGCATCGCCACGCTGGTGAAGTTTGTGTCCAGACAGCCGTCATGGTCGGACCTGCCTTTGGTCCTTCTTACCAGAAGTGGAGAGGTAACGATCCACAGTGAAACTCGCCGCAAGCTTCGCGAACCGCTCGGAAATGTGAACCTGATCGAAAGGCCCGTACGACCGGAGACCCTGGTCAGCACGGTGCAGAGTGCCATCCGCGCACGGAGCCGCCAATACGAGGTACGAGACCACCTGCGACTTGAGCGGCTGGCGGCCGATGCGTTACGCAAGTCAGAGAAACTTGCAATTGTCGGTCGCCTTTCTGCCACAATCGCTCACGAAATCAATAACCCGCTGCAATCTGTCACTAACCTGCATTTCTTGATGGCCTCGGCTCCGTCGCTTGCTGAAGTGAAACACCACCTGGCCATCGCTGACCAGGAATTGGCCCGAGTCGTAGAAATCACGACCCAGACACTTCGGTTCCACCGCGAAAGTACGACCCCGGCTGATGTAAAAGTTGCCGACCTTCTCGATTCCGTCTTGAATCTCTACGAGCGCAGGCTTGCCAGCAGCAATATCGTCGTCGATCGACGTATTGATCGCACGGTCTTCGTTAGCGGCTTCGGCGGCGAACTGCGTCAACTCATTGCCAATCTCATCAGCAACGCAGCGGATTCCATGCATGACGGCGGCAAGCTCCGAGTTCGGGTTACGCAAGCTTCGGAGCGCCACAACGGGCTCCGGCGTGGTATTCGCGTCGTCGTGGCCGACACCGGGGTCGGGATTCCTCTCGGCATCCGCGACAGGATTCTCGAGCCTTTCGTTACCTCAAAAGACGGCACCGGGACAGGCCTTGGATTATGGGTGAGCTCCGAGATTGTCCGAAAGCACAGCGGTGATCTGCGCTTCAAGTCGCGCATAGGTAGCGGCACCGTCTTCTCCGTTTTCTTACCGTTTAAGCCGTCATCAACCCTGACAGCAGAGAAGTCCATGCTGTCGGCCGCCTGA